The Numenius arquata chromosome 7, bNumArq3.hap1.1, whole genome shotgun sequence genome has a window encoding:
- the RPL15 gene encoding large ribosomal subunit protein eL15, which yields MGAYKYIQELWRKKQSDVMRFLLRVRCWQYRQLSALHRAPRPTRPDKARRLGYKAKQGYVIYRVRVRRGGRKRPVPKGATYGKPVHHGVNQLKFARSLQSVAEERAGRHCGALRVLNSYWVGEDSTYKFFEVILIDPFHKTIRRNPDTQWITKPVHKHREMRGLTSAGRKSRGLGKGHKFHHTIGGSRRAAWRRRNTLQLHRYR from the exons ATGGGTGCTTACAAGTACATCCAGGAGCTATGGAGGAAAAAGCAGTCGGATGTGATGCGATTCCTGCTCCGTGTCCGCTGTTGGCAGTATCGCCAGCTCTCTGCCCTGCACCGTGCTCCCCGCCCCACCAGGCCGGACAAAGCTCGCAGGCTGGGATACAAGGCCAAGCAAG GTTACGTTATCTACCGTGTCCGTGTTCGCCGTGGTGGTCGTAAACGCCCAGTCCCGAAAGGTGCAACCTATGGTAAACCTGTGCATCATGGTGTTAACCAGCTGAAGTTTGCCCGGAGTCTTCAGTCTGTAGCAGAG gaACGTGCTGGCCGTCACTGCGGGGCTCTGAGAGTCTTGAACTCGTATTGGGTGGGTGAAGATTCCACTTACAAGTTCTTCGAAGTGATCCTGATTGATCCCTTCCATAAGACCATCAGGCGCAACCCCGATACCCAATGGATCACCAAGCCCGTTCACAAGCACAGAGAGATGCGTGGGCTGACATCAGCTGGGCGCAAGAGTCGTGGTCTTGGCAAGGGCCACAAATTCCATCACACCATTGGTGGCTCACGTCGTGCTGCCTGGAGAAGACGCAATACCCTGCAGCTGCACCGTTACCGTTAA